The sequence CGCGCGGCGGAACTTCCTCCGAAGCGGTTGTACGTTCGAGTCGTGCGTGTGCGGTTCATGCGGAACCTTCCTCGATGCGGGCGCGTGTCAAGGAATTTCCGCAGCAGAAGGAGCGGCGCAGAGAATCGCGAGAACGAGCCGAAAAGCAGGGTCGGATCGACCCTGAAAAAAACGAGCTGGGGCCCGCACCCCAAGGTGCGGGCCCCAGCTGTGAAGTATGCGTCAGTGCCGCTGTGTCAGGCGGGAACGATGTTCTCGGCCGTCGGGCCCTTCTGGCCCTGCGCGATGTCGAACGACACCTTCTGGCCTTCCTGGAGCTCGCGGAAGCCCTGGGCGGCGATGTTCGAGTAGTGGGCGAAGACGTCGGGGCCGCCGCCGTCCTGCTCGATGAAGCCGAAGCCCTTTTCCGCGTTGAACCACTTCACGGTGCCAGTAGCCATTTTGTTTCCCTTCGGAGACGGTGTCGGGAACACGCCCTGTGCGTATTCCGTGTCGCCGTGATGATCGGCCGTCGGAAATAACTTCTGGCAACCACACCTGCAACTGATGACGACAGTAGCACGTCGATGGCGGCCCGATCACGAGAATATTTCTGTGCGGAGTGCGGCCGCAGGAATAGTCATCGGGCACCGCAGTGATTTCTCATGTCGCCACTACAGATATTGAAAACGGGCGAGGCGGGTGCCCGGCGGCACGGTCAGCCGCGCCACTCCACCAGGAGCAGCGTGGCGTCGTCGGTGGTGTGTCCGCCGCGCGCTCGCTCGAGATGGCGGGACAGGCAGCGCACCACCGCCCGGATCCCGCGGCCGGTCCTCTCCAGGTGATTCACCCGGTCGACCAACTGCTCCTCCCCGAACGGCTCTCACCCGCCGTGTGTTCCTCGGTCAGCCCGTCGGTGAAGCAGAGGAGGCGGTCTCCCGGTTCCAGCCTCGCCTCGCTCATCCGCGGGTCCGGACCGCCGAAGCCGACCGGGAGGGTCGTCGGGCCCGTCAGCCGGCATGCGACACGGTGATCTCGTACGAGCATCGGCGGCGGGTGCCCGGCGTCGACCCATTGCAGATGGCCCGTCGCGGTGTCCAGCTGCATCATCTGCGCGGTGACGAAGTGTTCGGAGCCGAACTGGTCCGCCACGGCGCGGTCCATGAAGGAGTAGATCTCCGGCAGCCCGATCCCGGCGCGGTGGGCATGCCGGTAGGCGCCGATGGTCACGGTGGCCATCGTGGCCGCGTCCAGGCCGTGCCCCATCGCGTCGATCATGGCCACATGGAGGACGTCGCCGTTGAGGGCGTAGTCGAAGCCGTCACCCGCCACGTCGTAGGCGGGCTCCAGGATCCCGGCCACCGCGATGCGCGGCATGATCATCGCCAGCGGTGGCAGCAGGGCCCACTGGATCTCGGCGGCGACGCTCATCGGTTCGCCGCGTCGTACCCCGAAGAAGAGGTCGGAGTAGCCGTGCTTGGTCACCAGCAGATCGGCGACCAGAGCGGCGATCCTGTGCAGCAGG is a genomic window of Streptomyces sp. WP-1 containing:
- a CDS encoding cold-shock protein, producing the protein MATGTVKWFNAEKGFGFIEQDGGGPDVFAHYSNIAAQGFRELQEGQKVSFDIAQGQKGPTAENIVPA